From the genome of Candidatus Zixiibacteriota bacterium:
GACACTGACGCGGATGTTTGAGTAGTTGTTTTTCAAATCTGAATTGGTGGTCATGGCGCCGAAATTAACCCACGGACCGACATAACTGTGACCGATAAACCCTGCGTGATACTTATTCACGTAACTATGAAAGATGCTCTCTTCCACCTCTCCCCCAACGCGACAAGTGTGCCCGATCGACGAAGCTACGATCTTGCCGGCCACGACAACCGAGTTGGGCCCGATATAGCAGGGTCCATGAATCGCGGACTGGGTGTCGACACGACTGTTGCCGCCAATGTAGATCGGTCCCTCCGACGCATCCAGAAGTGCGCCCTGGGCCACCCGCACCCCGGGTTCGACTATTATGTTTTCGGGATTGACGATAAACACCCGCGAGGGCATCTCGTTTTTGTGGGTCAGCGCATCTTTCAGTCTCAGGAAGTCGGTTGTGATCTCCCCACCGATGTCGGCCATGATCTCCCAGCAGTAGTTGTAGAGGCTGGCTGTCGTCTCGCGGGTAGTAACATCGGCCGATTCTGCTTCGAGGAGTTCCTGGTATTCGCGTTGGGTGGCCACCGAGGGGGCCAGCTTGAGCAGCCCTCGTTTGAAAAGAACGGCCACCGTTTCATTCTCGTGAGTGAAAACACACGATCCTTCGCTTGCGGAGATCAACTGAGACAGGTCGCCGTAATCTCGAACGCGACCATTGAGCAGCAGAACGCCGTCCTCGGATTTCTTGATAATGTTGACCGGCATATCGCGATGTCTCTCGGCCAGGCGCGGTGAGACCTGGGTGCGGGCGGCAAAACAGAGCTCGGCATCATTGAAGTAACGCTCGGCTCGTTTGAACATTGGGACAATCCCGGACCTCAGTGTGTAGACAGGACGCATATATGTCAGAGGGTAGAATTGATCGAAAACGGCATCTTCGTAGAAACAGATTCTCAAAGGCATCCTTGTCCTCGCTGTTTACAGTCCAAACTGTACTTATCGGCGCAATCCGGACGCAGACTTAGTAGTCCGAAAAGATGGTGAGTTGGGGGATCAGAGGCAAGTATAAAGAAGAACCAGAAAAACCGCAGGTCGATGGGTGGCCGTCTAAAAGCCTCGACTCC
Proteins encoded in this window:
- a CDS encoding putative sugar nucleotidyl transferase, giving the protein MRICFYEDAVFDQFYPLTYMRPVYTLRSGIVPMFKRAERYFNDAELCFAARTQVSPRLAERHRDMPVNIIKKSEDGVLLLNGRVRDYGDLSQLISASEGSCVFTHENETVAVLFKRGLLKLAPSVATQREYQELLEAESADVTTRETTASLYNYCWEIMADIGGEITTDFLRLKDALTHKNEMPSRVFIVNPENIIVEPGVRVAQGALLDASEGPIYIGGNSRVDTQSAIHGPCYIGPNSVVVAGKIVASSIGHTCRVGGEVEESIFHSYVNKYHAGFIGHSYVGPWVNFGAMTTNSDLKNNYSNIRVSVGGKMIDTGSIKVGSFIGDHTKFGIGTLLNTGINIGVSCNLFGGALIADKEVPSFSWGTSGAYQRYDIEKAIETATTSAERRNHKLSDREIELLRKLSDDINEDDGVVGF